The Alkalinema sp. FACHB-956 DNA window GTTTCAACGGCATCCTGTTTGGGAACGCCTTAACCAAGGCCGTCAAGCCAAAGCTGCTCAAGGAGGGTATGCAGGGTATGGTGCGCCAGCCTTTGGACAACAGTCGATCGATGGTGAACTCGTCGAAAATCCCAGTGAGCAAGAAATTATTGACTTAATTCGACGGCACCACAAATCTGGTAAATCCCTCCAACAAATTGCGGATTGGCTCAACAATAAAGGTTACACAACTAAACGTGGGCAACAGTGGCGCAGGGTATCGGTCAAACGAGTTTTGGATCGTCTCTATGGCAGGTCTACTCAACTGTCTGGAGAAGTCACCAAGCTCAATCACGAAGCTCAATGAAGCCTAAATCTCAGCGCCACCACAATAGCGCCACCACAATATAGATCTCTTACAGATAGATCTCTTATAGACAGATCCCTTGCAGATAGATCTCTTACAGACAGATCCTTTGCAAAATTTGAACCATTCTTCCCCAGATTCGATTTTCCTCAAATTGAGCTAAATTCTCCTTTTTTCTCGTTGCGCGGTACACAGGGGGCAAGGGAGATCGGATCTGTCCTGTCTATGGGGCCATCTGAAACCAATTGATACTACTGGCCTTCCTGGCCTAGGGCGATCGTTTCAGGGGATCCAAGACTGTTCCCCAAGGCAGGCAACTGGAAAGGCGGGCAACTGGAAAGGCGGGCAACTGGAGTCGCCGCCGCCAGTCGATCGGGGCTGACTGGATCGAGGCG harbors:
- a CDS encoding recombinase family protein, which produces MNAEQFQRHPVWERLNQGRQAKAAQGGYAGYGAPAFGQQSIDGELVENPSEQEIIDLIRRHHKSGKSLQQIADWLNNKGYTTKRGQQWRRVSVKRVLDRLYGRSTQLSGEVTKLNHEAQ